Proteins encoded by one window of Cervus canadensis isolate Bull #8, Minnesota chromosome 18, ASM1932006v1, whole genome shotgun sequence:
- the PIEZO1 gene encoding piezo-type mechanosensitive ion channel component 1 isoform X3 — MEPHVLGAVLYWLLLPFALLAACLFRVNALSLVYLLFLLLLPWFPGPSRHSIRGHTGRLLRALLGFSLFFLAAHLTFQICLHTVPRLDQLFLDSPSCSPWDTITWDTISRHIGVTRLDLKDIPNAIRLVAPDLGILVVSSLCLGVCRRLTRTARRSQHVQESDDDSEEADAGSLGELQEAPALSPTRRSRLAARFRITAHWLLVAAGRTLAIVLLALAGIAHPSAFSSVYFLLFLAIGTWWACHFPISPLGFNTLCVMVGCFGTGHLICLYCYQTPLAQTTLPPASIWARVFGFKDFVAPTNCSSPNVLVINADHDWPVYVSPGILLLLCYTVTSLLKLHARQPADQRKEAAGDDDAREVELTEVDQWPQGQARVVAIKEEGAAQHTMPAPTTPDPEDNCIVHDLTGHSAVQQRPSYPRLVEPKETSPLHGLGHLIMDQSYVCALIAMMVWSITYHSWLTFVLLLWACLIWTVRSRHQLAMLCSPFILLYGLALCCLRYVWAMDLQTELPTALGPVSLRQLGLEHTRYPCLDLGAMLLCTLTFWLLLRQFVKEKLLRRARAPVALTEVTVAATEPTRTQMLLRSLGELVRGIYAKYWIYVCAGMFIVVSFAGRLVVYKIVYMLLFLLCLILFQVYYSLWRKLLKAFWWLVVAYTMLVLVAVYTFQFQDFPAYWRNLTGLTDEQLGDLGLEQFSVSELFSSILVPGFFLLACILQLHYFHRPFMQLTDPEHRPLPGACIPRWVPGQDAVSRTPLLQQEEEEEVPRDEGLGTASPHQATQVPEASKWGLVAERLLDLATGFSDVITRVQVLVRRLLELHVFKLVALYTVWVALKEVSVLNFLLVVLWAFALPYPRFRPMASCLATVWTCIIIVCKMLYQLKVVNPHEYASNCTEPFPNSTNLQKTEIRQSLLYRGPVDPANWFGVRKGFPNLGYIQNHLQILLLLVFEAMVYRSQDYHRRRHQLAPLPAQAVCAEGTRQRLDHDLPSCLKYYVNFFFYKFGLEVCFLAAVNVIGQRMNFMVILHGCWLVAILTRRRREAIARLWPNYCLFLALFMLYQYLLCLGVPPALCIDYPWRWSRAVPMNSALIKWLYLPDFFSAPNATNLISDFLLLLCASQQWQVFSAERTEEWRHMAGVNTDRLEPLRGEPNPVPNFIHCRSYLDMLKVAVFRYLFWLVLVVVFITGATRISVFGLGYLLACFYLLLFGTSLQQKDTRARLVLWDCLILYNVTVIVSKNMLSLLSCVFVEQMQSSFCWVIQLFSLVCTVKGYYDPKEMLGRDQDCLLPVEEAGVLWDSVCFLFLLLQRRVFLSYYFLHVQAELRATALQASRGFALYNAANLKTIELHRRAEEKSLAQLKRQMERIRAKQEKHRQGRANRGRLQGSPDPSQEPGPSSPGGASPPRQQWWRPWLDHATVIHSGDYFLFESDSEEEEEAQPEDPRPSSQSAFQMAYQAWVTNAQTVLRQQRQQRAEQLRTGGDPSQEAGPAEGLEDEVTGRSHVMQRVLSAVQFLWVLGQALVDGLTRWLHDFTRHHRAMSDVLRAERYLLTQELLRGGEVRRDVVDQLYASEAEAARDALSTASSGLGVEEPLSSMTEDTSSPLSTGYNTRSSSEEVVTEPGASLRGSGELPAGGRGRMRTASELLLDRCVHIPELEEAEQFAAGRGRVLRLLEAMYQCVAAHSELLCYFVIVLNHMVTASATSLVLPVLVFLWAMLSIPRPSKRFWMTAIIFTEVTVVAKYLFQFGFFPWNSHAVLRRYENKPYFPPRILGLEKSDSYVKYDLLQLMALFFHRAQLLCYGLWDHEDPPLSKEHDGGSAKEKVAEEPALPTPQEEPGGAARPPAEDNSQAEAKGGPLEPGDKRRISLRFRRRRKESTEARGQAIEGEEEAVAVAVVAAGAAALRREKRSRPRERVRVLGVRLQSFCLSLAQSMYWPVRRFFQDILHTKYRAATDVYALMFLADVIDFIIIIFGFWAFGKHSAATDITSSLSDDQVPEAFLVMLLIQFSTMVIDRALYLRKTVLGKLAFQVVLVLAVHLWMFFILPAVTERMFSQNAVAQLWYFVKCIYFTLSAYQIRCGYPTRILGNFLTKKYNHLNLFLFQGFRLVPFLVELRAVMDWVWTDTTLSLSNWMCVEDIYANIFIIKCSRETEKKYPQPKGQKKKKIVKYGMGGLIILFLVAIIWFPLLFMSLVRSVVGVVNQPIDVTVTLKLGGYEPLFTMSAQQPSIVPFTHHTYEELSKQFDPHPLAMQFISQYSPEDIVTVHIEGSSGALWRISPPSREQMKRELYNGTADITLRFTWNFQRCVLGGHPTLRFTWNFQRDLAKGGSVEYTNEKHTLDLAPNSTARRQLASLLEGTSDQSVVIPHLFPKYIRAPNGPEANPVKQLQPNEEADYLGVRIQLRRERVGTGAAGFLEWWVIELQDCQANCNLLPMVIFSDKVSPPSLGFLAGYGIMGLYVSIVLVIGKFVRGFFSEISHSIMFEELPCVDRILKLCQDIFLVRETRELELEEELYAKLIFLYRSPETMIKWTRDKE; from the exons GTCACACTGGCCGCCTCCTCCGAGCCCTGCTGGGCTTCAGCCTCTTCTTCTTGGCAGCCCACCTTACCTTCCAGATATGCCTGCATACTGTGCCCCGCCTGGACCAGCTTTTCCTGGACTCACCAAGCT GCAGCCCCTGGGACACCATCACCTGGGACACCATCTCCCGGCATATTGGGGTCACAAG GCTGGACCTGAAAGACATTCCCAATGCCATCCGCCTGGTGGCCCCTGACCTGGGCATCCTAGTGGTCTCCTCCCTGTGCCTTGGGGTCTGCAGGCGCCTCACGAGGACAGCCCGGCGCAGCCAGCACGTCCAGGAGTCG GATGATGACAGTGAGGAAGCAGACGCTGGCTCCCTGGGGGAGCTGCAGGAAGCCCCTGCACTGTCCCCCACGCGGAGATCTCGGCTGGCTGCCCGGTTCCGGATCACAGCGCACTGGCTGCTCGTGGCAGCTGGGCGGACGCTGGCCATCGTGCTGCTCGCACTGGCAG GCATCGCCCACCCCTCAGCCTTCTCCAGTGTCTACTTCCTGCTCTTCCTGGCCATTGGCACCTGGTGGGCCTGTCACTTTCCCATCAGCCCCTTGGGCTTCAACACACTCTGCGTCATGGTGGGCTGCTTTGGCACCGGCCATCTCATCTGCCTCTATTGCTACCAGACGCCTCTCGCCCAGACCACTCTCCCACCTGCCAGCATCTGGGCCAG GGTGTTTGGTTTCAAGGACTTCGTGGCCCCCACCAACTGCTCCAGCCCCAACGTGCTGGTCATCAATGCCGACCATGACTGGCCCGTGTATGTGAGCCCCGGCATCCTGCTGCTGCTCTGCTACACGGTGACCTCTCTCCTGAAGCTCCACGCCCGCCAGCCTGCAGACCAG AGGAAGGAGGCGGCCGGAGACGATGACGCACGGGAGGTGGAGTTGACCGAGGTGGACCAGTGGCCCCAGGGTCAGGCCAGGGTTGTGGCCATCAAGGAGGAAGGGGCTGCCCAG CACACAATGCCCGCTCCCACAACACCAGACCCCGAGGACAACTGCATCGTACATGACCTCACTGGCCACAGCGCCGTCCAGCAGCGGCCCT CATACCCCCGGCTGGTTGAGCCAAAGGAGACGTCTCCGCTGCACGGCCTGGGTCACCTCATCATGGACCAGAGCTACGTGTGTGCCCTCATTGCCATGATG GTGTGGAGCATCACCTACCACAGCTGGCTGACCTTCGTGCTGCTGCTCTGGGCCTGCCTCATCTGGACGGTGCGCAGCCGCCACCAGCTGGCCATGCTCTGCTCGCCCTTCATTCTGCTCTATGGGCTGGCGCTCTGCTGCCTGCGTTACGTGTGGGCCATGGACCTGCAGACTGAGCTGCCCACCGCCCTGGGCCCCGTCAGCCTGCGCCAGCTGGGGCTGGAGCACACCCGTTACCCCTGCCTGGACCTGGGCGCCATG CTGCTGTGCACCCTGACCTTCTGGCTCCTGCTGCGCCAGTTTGTGAAGGAGAAGCTGCTGAGGAGGGCGCGGGCCCCCGTGGCGCTGACGGAGGTCACCGTGGCCGCCACAG AGCCCACACGGACGCAGATGCTGCTGCGGAGCCTGGGGGAGCTGGTCAGGGGCATCTACGCCAAGTACTGGATCTACGTGTGTGCAGGCATGTTCATCGTGGTCAGCTTCGCTGGCCGCCTGGTGGTCTACAAGATCGTCTACATGTTGCTCTTCCTGCTCTGTCTCATCCTCTTCCAG GTCTACTACAGCCTGTGGCGGAAGCTGCTCAAGGCATTCTGGTGGCTGGTAGTGGCCTACACCATGCTGGTGCTGGTGGCCGTCTACACCTTCCAGTTCCAGGACTTCCCGGCCTACTGGCGCAACCTGACGGGCCTCACCGATGAGCA GCTGGGGGACCTGGGCCTGGAGCAGTTCAGCGTGTCTGAGCTCTTCTCCAGCATCCTGGTCCCCGGCTTCTTTCTGCTCGCCTGCATCCTGCAGCTGCACTACTTCCACCGGCCCTTCATGCAGCTCACTGACCCTGAGCACCGGCCGCTGCCCGGTGCCTGCATCCCACGCTGGGTTCCTGG GCAGGATGCGGTGAGCCGGAcccccctgctgcagcaggaggaagaggaggaggtgcCTAGGGACGAGGGGCTGGGCACGGCCAGCCCCCACCAGGCCACGCAGGTCCCAGAGG CCAGCAAGTGGGGCCTGGTGGCCGAGCGCCTGCTGGACCTGGCCACCGGCTTCTCGGACGTCATCACCCGCGTGCAGGTGCTGGTGCGGCGCCTGCTGGAGCTGCATGTCTTCAAGCTGGTGGCCCTGTACACCGTGTGGGTGGCTCTGAAGGAG GTGTCGGTGCTGAACTTCCTGCTGGTTGTGCTCTGGGCTTTCGCCCTGCCCTACCCACGCTTCCGGCCCATGGCCTCGTGCCTGGCCACCGTGTGGACCTGCATCATCATCGTGTGCAAGATGCTGTACCAGCTCAAGGTGGTCAACCCCCACGAGTACGCCAGCAACTGCACGGAG CCCTTCCCCAACAGTACGAACCTGCAGAAGACAGAGATCCGCCAGTCCTTGCTGTACCGCGGGCCTGTCGACCCCGCCAACTGGTTTGGAGTGCGGAAGGGCTTCCCCAACCTGGGCTACATCCAG AACCACCTGcagatcctgctgctgctggtgtTCGAGGCCATGGTGTACCGGAGCCAAGACTACCACCGCCGCCGGCACCAGCTGGCCCCGCTGCCTGCCCAGGCCGTCTGCGCCGAGGGCACCCGCCAGCGGCTGGACCATGACCTGCCCAGCTGCCTCAAGTACTACGTGAATTTCTTCTTCTACAAATTTGGGCTGGAG GTCTGCTTCCTGGCGGCCGTGAACGTGATTGGGCAGCGCATGAACTTCATGGTCATCCTGCATGGCTGCTGGCTGGTGGCCATCCTTACCCGCCGACGCCGGGAGGCCATCGCCCGCCTCTGGCCCAATTACTGCCTGTTCCTGGCGCTCTTCATGCTATACCAGTACCTGCTATGCCTGGGCGTCCCCCCAGCCCTGTGCATCG ACTACCCATGGCGCTGGAGCCGGGCCGTCCCCATGAACTCCGCGCTCATCAAGTGGCTGTACCTGCCTGACTTCTTCAGTGCCCCCAATGCCACCAACCTCATCA GTGACTTCCTCCTGCTGCTCTGCGCCTCCCAGCAATGGCAGGTGTTCTCGGCCGAGCGCACGGAGGAGTGGCGGCACATGGCTGGTGTCAATACTGACCGCCTGGAGCCGCTGCGGGGGGAGCCCAACCCCGTGCCCAACTTCATCCACTGCAG GTCCTACCTCGACATGCTGAAGGTGGCCGTCTTCCGCTACCTCTTCTggctggtgctggtggtggtgttcaTCACGGGGGCCACGCGCATCAGCGTCTTTGGGCTTGGCTACCTACTGGCCTGCTTCTACCTGCTGCTCTTCGGCACCAGCCTGCAGCAGAAGGACACACGTGCCCGCCTCGTGCTGTGGGACTGCCTCATCCTTTACAACGTCACTGTCATCGTCTCCAAGAACATGCTTTCT CTCCTGTCCTGCGTCTTCGTGGAGCAGATGCAGAGCAGCTTCTGCTGGGTTATCCAGCTCTTCAGCCTCGTATGCACCGTCAAGGGCTACTACGACC CCAAGGAGATGCTGGGCCGCGACCAGGACTGCCTGCTGCCCGTGGAGGAGGCGGGCGTCCTGTGGGACAGCGTCTGCTTCCTGTTTCTGCTGCTGCAGCGCAGGGTGTTCCTCAGCTACTACTTCCTGCACGTTCAGGCCGAGCTCCGCGCCACCGCCCTGCAGGCCTCCAG GGGCTTCGCCCTCTACAACGCTGCCAACCTCAAGACCATCGAGCTCCACCGCAGGGCGGAGGAGAAGTCGCTGGCCCAGCTGAAAAGACA GATGGAGCGGATCCGGGCCAAGCAGGAGAAGCACAGGCAGGGCCGGGCCAACCGAGGCCGCCTTCAGGGCTCCCCAGACCCCAGCCAAGAGCCAG GGCCCAGCAGTCCAGGGGGCGCCTCCCCGCCACGACAGCAGTGGTGGCGGCCCTGGCTGGACCACGCCACAG TTATCCACTCCGGGGACTACTTCCTGTTCGAGTCGgacagtgaggaggaggaggaagcccagCCTGAGGACCCCAGGCCATCATCACAGAGTGCCTTCCAG ATGGCGTACCAGGCGTGGGTGACCAACGCGCAGACGGTGCTgcggcagcagcggcagcagcgggCCGAGCAGCTGCGCACAG GAGGCGACCCAAGCCAGGAGGCAGGGCCGGCAGAGGGCTTGGAGGACGAGGTGACCG GCCGCAGCCATGTGATGCAGCGAGTGCTGAGCGCTGTGCAGTTCCTGTGGGTGCTGGGCCAGGCGCTGGTGGACGGGCTGACGCGCTGGTTGCACGACTTCACGCGGCACCACCGCGCCATGAGCGATGTACTGCGCGCTGAGCGCTATCTGCTCACGCAGGAGCTGCTCCGG GGCGGAGAGGTGCGCCGGGATGTGGTGGACCAGCTGTACGCCAGCGAAGCCGAGGCGGCCCGTGATGCGCTGAGCACAGCATCGAG cgggctgggggtggaggagccGCTGAGCAGCATGACCGAGGACACCAGCAGCCCCCTGAGCACCGGCTACAACACCCGCAGCAGCAGCGAAGAGGTGGTCACTGAGCCCGGGGCTTCTCTGCGAGGCTCTGGGGAGCTTCCCGCCGGCGGCCGCGGCCGAATGCGCACGGCCAGCGAGCTGCTCTTGGACAG GTGCGTGCACATTCCGGAGCTGGAGGAGGCGGAGCAGTTTGCGGCAGGGCGGGGTCGGGTGCTGCGGCTGCTGGAGGCCATGTACCAGTGCGTGGCTGCCCACTCGGAGCTGCTGTGCTACTTTGTCATCGTCCTCAACCACATGGTCACTGCCTCAGCCACCTCCCTCGTGCTGCCCGTGCTGGTCTTCCTGTGGGCCATGCTCTCCATCCCGCGGCCCAGCAAGCGCTTCTGGATGACGGCCATCATCTTCACCGAG GTCACGGTGGTCGCCAAGTACTTGTTCCAGTTTGGCTTCTTCCCCTGGAACAGCCACGCAGTGCTGCGGCGCTATGAGAACAAGCCCTACTTCCCGCCGCGCATCCTGGGCCTGGAGAAGAGCGACAGCTACGTCAAGTATGACCTGCTGCAGCTCATGGCGCTCTTCTTCCACCGTGCACAGCTGCTG TGCTACGGCCTCTGGGACCATGAGGACCCCCCACTGTCCAAGGAGCACGACGGGGGCAGTGCCAAGGAGAAGGTGGCTGaggagccagccctgcccacaccccaagaggagccaggaggggcaGCCAGGCCCCCTGCTGAGGACAACAGCCAGGCGGAAGCGAAGGGTGGGCCCCTAGAGCCCGGCGACAAGAGGCGCATTAGCCTCCGTTTccggaggaggaggaaggagagcacAGAAGCCAGAGGACAGGCCATTG AAGGCGAGGAGGAGGCAGTGGCAGTGGCGGTGGTGGCAGCAGGGGCAGCGGCCTTGCGGAGAGAGAAGCGGAGTCGCCCCCGGGAACGAGTGAGGGTGCTGGGGGTCCGGCTGCAGAGCTTCTGCCTGTCCCT GGCCCAGAGCATGTACTGGCCCGTGCGGCGCTTCTTCCAGGACATCCTGCACACGAAGTACCGGGCCGCTACCGACGTCTACGCGCTCATGTTCCTGGCCGACGTCATCgacttcatcatcatcattttcggATTCTGGGCCTTTGGG AAGCACTCGGCAGCCACGGACATCACATCCTCCCTGTCGGATGACCAGGTGCCCGAGGCTTTCCTGGTCATGCTGCTGATCCAGTTCAGTACCATGGTCATTGACCGCGCCCTCTACCTGCGCAAGACCGTGCTGGGCAAGCTGGCCTTCCAGGTCGTCCTGGTGCTGGCCGTCCACCTCTGGATGTTCTTCATCTTGCCCGCCGTCACTGAGCG GATGTTCAGCCAGAACGCGGTGGCCCAGCTGTGGTACTTTGTGAAATGCATCTACTTCACTTTGTCCGCCTACCAAATCCGCTGCGGCTACCCCACCCGCATCCTTGGCAACTTTCTCACCAAGAAGTACAACCACCTCAAcctcttcctcttccaggg GTTCCGGCTAGTGCCATTCCTGGTGGAGCTGCGGGCGGTGATGGACTGGGTGTGGACGGACACCACGCTGTCCCTGTCCAACTGGATGTGCGTGGAGGACATCTATGCCAATATCTTCATCATCAAGTGCAGCCGAGAGACCGAGAAG aaataCCCGCAGCCCaaggggcagaagaagaagaagatcgTCAAGTACGGCATGGGCGGCCTCATCATCCTGTTCCTCGTGGCCATCATCTGGTTCCCGCTGCTCTTCATGTCCCTGGTGCGCTCTGTGGTCGGCGTCGTCAACCAGCCCATCGATGTCACCGTCACTCTCAAGCTGGGAGGCTACGAG CCCCTGTTCACCATGAGTGCCCAGCAGCCGTCCATCGTGCCCTTCACGCACCACACCTACGAGGAGCTGTCCAAGCAGTTTGACCCCCACCCG CTGGCCATGCAGTTCATCAGCCAGTACAGCCCCGAGGATATCGTCACGGTGCACATCGAGGGCAGCTCCGGGGCGCTCTGGCGCATCAGCCCGCCAAGCCGGGAGCAGATGAAGCGGGAGCTGTATAACGGCACAGCCGACATCACCCTGCGCTTCACCTGGAACTTCCAGAGGTGCGTCCTGGGGGGGCACCCCACCCTGCGCTTCACCTGGAACTTCCAGAG GGACCTGGCCAAGGGCGGCAGCGTGGAGTACACCAACGAGAAGCACACCCTGGACCTGGCCCCCAACAGCACCGCCCGGCGGCAGCTGGCCAGCCTGCTGGAAGGTACCTCGGACCAGTCAGT GGTCATCCCCCACCTCTTCCCCAAGTACATCCGTGCCCCCAACGGGCCTGAAGCCAACCCTGTGAAGCAGCTGCAGCCCA ACGAGGAGGCTGACTACCTCGGCGTGCGTATCCAGCTGCGCAGGGAGCGTGTGGGTACAGGGGCAGCTGGCTTCCTCGAGTGGTGGGTCATTGAGCTGCAGGACTGCCAGGCCAACTGCAACCTACTGCCCATGGTCATCTTCAGTGACAAGGTCAGCCCACCCAGCCTGGGCTTCCTGGCCGGCTATGG CATCATGGGGCTGTACGTGTCCATCGTGCTGGTCATCGGTAAGTTCGTGCGCGGCTTCTTCAGCGAGATCTCGCACTCCATCATGTTCGAGGAGCTGCCGTGTGTGGACCGCATCCTCAAGCTCTGCCAGGACATCTTCCTGGTGCGGGAGACGcgggagctggagctggaggaggagctcTATGCCAAGCTCATCTTCCTGTACCGCTCGCCCGAGACCATGATCAAGTGGACGCGCGACAAGGAGTAG